The DNA region AATGTTACCTTCTTCTGATTGCTGATATTTCCAGCATTATGTTTCCTCAACTGAGTTCTGGTACTTTCAACTTCATGTTGTAGAGATATTCTTACACCATACTGATTCCCACGACCATGCAAGTACAAGTAAAAACACACAATTAATATGAAGCAGAACGAGAATAATGGAATACATTTACCTATGCCTTTCAAATCCTTACTGATGATGGTTTGTTTTGGCCAGACGGATATCCTGTAGAAGATTAAGGAGATTAAAACTTCTTTTATTATCAAAGATTTATAATGATCGAACTAGGAAGTGGCAACATATACAATagtatacaaataaaaaataatcgaGAAACCTCGTGATAATAGATCTGATTAAGGAAAAAGTGAAGGAGTACCTGCATCAGAGTGAACGCCATTATGGAGACCAAGCAAGAATACAAGAGGAACGAGCATGGAAAGAAGAACGAGGCCAAGCATAGCAATAACGAGGCCTCGCCATCTCCTCTTCGCGGGAAGAGTGTACGATAAGCCTCCTCCCTTCATAACTTACCTACCATGAGTTTCCCTCACATTTTCGTCTCCCTTCATTCCGTATATATATATCGAACACAGTTACAATGACATCGATCGTGATTTCGAGATCCGGCAACGACGAACTTATGAAAGAAAGTTTTCAGTTGTTAGGAAGTTGGGAGCACCGTTCCGTAGTCCTCTTCCTCTTTGAATATTTAGTTGTTTTTCCTCAAGATCGCTGCTCCGATCTCTGGATTATAGAAACCTGCTCGTGCCGGAATCAGTAGAGAACGGAGAGGATGAGGTTACAAAGCAATCGATCGTGATCGGAGCCGGCAACAAACGCCTATTCTCGAACAGTGCATCGCCAAAtatggtgatgatgatgatgacgacgatgatggTGGTTAGTTTCACTCATCAAGTTACTTGAACCATTTCGTTGATTCGGGATTTAAAACTGatttttcatcttttattaaataaatttcaatatatacaacttttaaatatattatataaaaccttcaaagttataaattattaataatcaaCTAATAAGTTTTGCAatgaaattttcatatttattaagaataaacatatatgattatttaattacttatacatatgTCATTTTCATTGGCCATAGGCTACAACCCTTTGTATaggaaaatttgaagaaataacCTTACTGTAGGCTTAATAACGGAAAATGTCAgcgaataaattaaatagcgcTGATTATCCTCTTTTTTTTATAACGAAAATGTCCCTATTGCATCACGCAacgtaattttttatttttttattttttaaaaaattttaattatgaatttttttggaAGAAAATGGCCCACTTGCGTCAAgtaatcgcgtcacgcaaccccagttgcgtcacgcaatcgcgtcacgcaaccccagttgcgAGACTGAAAAAAAAATCTCGCAATTCCGATTGCGTCACGTAATCTCCGACatgggcaaaatcgtccaaaatcAGTAAAAGGGTCACCAACTCTTCTTTTTTAATCTCTGCACTCCGTAATTGCCCCCTCTTTGAGGGTCGTCTCCTCAAATTTCTCTttgtatatgttagattttttattttttcatatattataataaattatataagagaTTTAAGGGATGTTTCATTATTTGATGGAAATtagcttttaatattttttttctataataaatatgtatattatgaGATTAATATTGTGAAATTTGATATTTCTTCTCATTTCAAAATctttaagttaatataattttgttgattattttaatcttaaaattttgaatatatgaTCTCATTGTTTCATTTAAAAATCCACTTTCTATTCCATGGTCAATTTCATCGATTATCTCCACTCGGTAAAAATGTGACCACTacctaattttatatttttataatttaattctttaactttttttaaaataaataaatccatcgtccataattttttttttatatttatttaaacttatcataattttttttcaaactataaTTTCGGAATAGATTTAccattataaaatgaaaaactaaattatttaaaaaaaaaaaatagaatatacTTATTAGctttcaaaacataaaatttgataaaaaaaatcttttaactCAATTAATTAAAGTGTGGTCCTAATAATATTCAAAGATGTATAATCTAATAAAATCATGTTAactagaaaattaattttattgagtttaacatcacaaaagaaataaaaaaatacaacaatcaatttctctttaaaaaaaaccaTAAAATTGGTAATGAAAATTCGGTATTTTCtactattattttgaaattgcaTTTTGTAATTTTGTCTTGAAGAACAATGTTTCGTTATTTGGCGATTATGTTTTCTATCGTACTTCTCTTAAAAACAACCATATTAGTATTTCTTCTTTTCGCAATTTagttaattgatttattttattttaaaatcaaattctaCCCTTTTATGAATTGTTAAGTTCAATTGAATGTATTGTCATAAGAAGAAATAATGTTGTATCTTTCTATAAAAAGGAAagatattataaacaaaatctcCAAAAGAAATCATTCTTCCTCTCGGGTGTTAGGTGtagaaaaaagtaataaaaaaaggaaaaaggtATGTTATCCCAATAGAGGAACCATTCATTTCATGTGCATCTATTGAGGAATTTGtgtttaaaagaaatgtaatttaaaaaacaagatTAAGATGCAATTCATAAGAAAATGGGAAGAACCTAGTTATTTGGGAAGAAGAATTATTTCAAAGAAGATAATATTTAATTGGAAAAAGTTGGtgctttaaaataaaacaaattataattgaaaaatggaaagaatgtcaattttatttataaagttggaaccatgtgtcaaatttatttataaagttgtaaaattctatttatgtatataaacttgtcaaaatatgtcaaaattatttaacataacggAATGCCTCAAACTACTTTAAGTTTTTATCCatgtgaatatttattttttatattttttaacctattttttatatttcaaatagacattatttttctatttaatatatagaattaaataaataaaattttccttgcccaccatcatcttcatccccTCTCTTTCACCAGCAGACGTCGCCGCAACCAATCCAATCACATTCAAGAACTCAACAAACGAATCTCAATCTCCAGAGAATGTCGCAAATTGTTTTTGCTATTCCTTTTTTAACTAGATCATTCATAGACTTTGATATTGTTGTTAGGCCTGATAATACAGGCTTGTTTCGTGATCTGATCATCGAATGGACCAGTTTcgatcaaacaatataatatatgtaataaACCTCGTTTATATGCGATTAAACTCTGTGATTGAGGATCTAACTAAATGAATTCCAAAACCCTACCTGAAGCGATCTTGGAACTAGTTTTTCCTTTACGAAGAACAAGGACAAACATGTGACATATTACATTTAACTTATCAACTCTAACTTTGATTATAATCAAAGCTAGAATCTCAATAACCGTTTATAGAttctcaatttcatttttcaaaattataaccATCACATATGACATATCACATTTAACCGTTAAAAACTCATTGTTTTGATCCCATAGCGAAATCAGAAATTGCAGGCAAGTTATTCAAATGAAATCCAGAGTTTATAGTCTCGATGTTTCGCAttgaatatataacatattgCTTTGACATTAATTGAGAATAAGAGTGAAATTCAGAGAGAGGAGACAAAGTGGGAATGAGAAATGGTGGGTGAGATTTTGGAGATTAAGATTTAGAATGAGAAGACCATGGATCTATGAAGGAAGAAAGagaatgaaatttttatttatttatttattaaatgtaaagaaaaagtctgtttgaaattaagaaaaaaaagttaaaacaaaatataaaataaatatctacgTGGATAAAAATTTAACTTCGTTTGAAGTATTccgttatgttaaataattttgacacattttgacaaatttgtatacataaatagaattttacactttataaataaatttgacacctccttccaaatttataaataaaattgacattcttcgtATTGAAAAATAGGTCAGATTTTATCCGATAATCTTGAAAAATAGAATTTCagatattattctaaaaaatgggAAATGGCATAATTGATcctcaaaagttttttttttaatcaaagttGAACGAATGAAAAATGGCAATTTGGTGGAAATCAAAGTTTGAACAAATTTTATCAATAGTAAGTAATGTGAAAGATGTTGAATTTTCGTtgtaattttgaatataatattttttttgtttatggagaattgattaaaatttaattttatatatcatatcaAAGTGtggtcattttttaaaatgttggatgcttttttatttttggaagtaatatttttatataaaaagaaaacgagtcttcaaaatttatttattattttttctaataaaaaaaaaactagtatgACACCCTACAATCATAActcccgcttaaactcaaagcgcttttaGATGGAGTCAAACAATAAGTCTACAAAATTAAACAACCATTTAGagtaaataaacaataaaagaGGGTGACTCCAACTCTGTTTAGAAACTAACTTAATGAGTTAATTTTGACTTTAATGAATGAGTTAAGTTAAAGTGATGGTAAATATTGTTcatattgataatttttgtttgaattaaaaaaaatagagagaaaaaacgATGGAGTAATGAAAAAACACCTTCTAAAACTccttattttatcttatctcctattttattgataaaaaaatgatatatatctCAATCTATCTGAAGTCATGAGTTCGAGTTCCTCGTACTACTATGGttaaattggttaagtatggTTATCCGCGTAGAGCCGTAGACTAATCGTACTCCGGAAAAAAAATTCATTGTATATCCTTCTCAatgtaaaaatgtaaaaatattggACTTTTACCTAACAATATTGGACCCGACCTAAACCTATCTCAAACCTCTAAGTCTTATTCCAACCCTCTCTGCATTTTAGCCGTCCATTTATCAACTCATCAAAGTTTTAATGCAACcctttaaacatttttttaaaattattatttttattagtacactaattatttaatatatttagacataattaacataatattgatttatttaacatgttttgattttttattagtttaaaaacatattttaaaaattaataaaattaatttaacatatttgacCTGTTTAGTATATTTGTATTGtcttaacatttttatttgcttcaaatattttacgttaatttaacaaattttaacatttttaacatatttaattatttgtaatatcataaaatttaaatataattatttcaaaaactaaaaatatttaatcacaaaggataaacattatttttaattaaaaatgagatTGAGTTCCACTTTTCTTTTAGAGTGTGATTATTTATAGCGAGATAACTTCGTAactcacaaacacacttaataaattattcagaCGAGCGGAACTTGCTGCGAGTGGAACTCAAGACTTCAATAAAGCTATTCAAATCTAGTTATTGTAGTGTAACTAGAGTTgcggaaaaaaaaataattttctttttggaTCATTTTCAATATAATGATGTAAAAATATTGGGTTTTTAAGTACCCGACCTAAACCCATCTTAAACCTTCCGGTCTTGTCCCGACCCAATGGGTCTCCGTATTTAACactgataatttaatatattttcaacttaatgaatataatattaatttatttaacatgtttttgaatttttgttaatttacatatatatatatatatatatatatatatatatatttttagatcaatttaacatatttaatatatttgtattgtttcaatatttttattatctacGATATTTTACgttaatttaacatattttaacccGTTTAACGtatgtaatctatatatatatatatatatataatgatacttaatttttaaagtgtctggattgccgggtcgagagctgtggttaatttggatatatgtgagagtaaatggatacttgggtcagattgtgggttgacccgcccataaacttaaaacggttaaaaataaaattaaaaatgctataggtatagtttgaacttgcaacctaacaaaaataagtacaaccttttaacaaactaggctaataacactttatattttaaattcaacccaaaatttgataaatgcttgacattttaacaatataagttcaactttttaactaactaatctatatatatataaaaatgtttaatttttaaagtgtctggattgccgggtcgagagttgtggttaatttggatatatgtgagagtaaatggatacttaagtcggattgtgggttgacctgcccataaaaattttaccgtaatatttttttcaaggtttttatattattactcgtgcaaatgcacgagatacatgctagttagTTATAATatcacaaaaattaaatataataatttcaaaaactaGAAGTATTTAATCACAAGGGCTAaactttgttttaaataaaactaagattttttttaaaacgctGGTTCCACTTCTCTTTCGGAATGTATCACCGCCGGTTAAACAAATAACCTGCAAacatacttaattaatttatcaggTGAATGAAACTTACTACCTGACATACTCGAACTCAAAACCTCAAAGAGGCCGATGATATTCACCTCTTATTGTTAATAGCCTAAAAAAtgggataaaataaatatcccaTGGAATATTGTTTTTTTCTGCTTTAAAACAGGAACGGAGTATCACCAGATTTGTTGAAATTCTTTTATGATTTTTCGAAACGGATATTTGGTGGGTGATTATTGTATGCTTGGTGCATGTTTAGTAAttcatgttaaaatatataacctGAACCTGACATGTTTATTTGTGATTGATCTAAACCTGACTCGTTTGACCCGATTTACCTAACTCAAATCGAACTAGACCCGATGCAATTAATTCACCTctctatttttcaaattaaaatgacattaatacaaaataaaaataaagttaaatcataaatctgcttataaaataaatttaaaagaaaataaatgagtgaataagaaagaataacacaaaactcaacaaaataaacttataaacgGGTTATCGGGTCTACTTATGGTCATGTTAGGTCGACCTAATTTTGACCTGTTTATTAATCAAGTGTTTTCGACCTGAACAAAAATATACATGATCATAACTTGTTCGGTCCGGATCGTGTTTTCGTGTCGTGTCCAAATTGTGAGCCCTACCCATTAGTATAACATCATCGTACTATATAGTttcaaatgataataattaaagtaaGAGGATTAGTTAACATCCTGTAAGAGAAAACAGGGgctattttatatattctttcatCTCGTCAAAAGCCTGGAATACATTTAGCTGGTTCCCTTCTTAGAGCGGGAAAACAACACTGAGGcagagaagagaagaaagagacAAACAATGGCGCCGGTAGTTCAAAGATCGCAACAGTGGGTCGAGAAATAGTAAGCAATCTCTTTCAAGTATATAAACTGTGCTTTCTCTCTACTATGTTATGTTTTTGACAATGGATTTATCTCGTTGATGATTGTTATCAGTCGGCCGAAGCAAGTGAAGGACGTAGTTCATCAGGATGAGGTCGTTCGAGTCCTCACAAACACTCTTGAAACCGCAAATGTAATCGATTTTCACTTTCCACTTTCCAATCTTCATTTCATGTATTTATTGTTATTACCTAGTTTTGATTGTTTTCTCACTGTTTGACGACTTATTGGCCTCGAATCTGAAAATTTATGGTTTTAGCCCTAATTCTTCCTGAGATTGTTATGTAATGCTGATTCTTAACTTCATTTACTTGTTTTACTGCAGTGTCCTCACATGCTATTTTATGGTCCTCCTGGGACGGGTAAAACAACAACTGCCCTTGCCATCGCTCACCAGCTTTATGGGTACTCCGATACAAAGTCTTTATATTCAGATACCAATTCCttatttgttaaaaacaaatatatgacATTGATAGGTAGCATCattagtaattttaatttagttcATTTACATTATCTTGTATATCTGGCTTCTCCATCTTATGAAACTAGATAGGAATGTAATACAGAAAGTATTCCATTTTCTTCTTAACATATTGACTTTCATCTCATGTTCTTATTACCTCTTTTCACCAGGGCCTTACACATGTATCATTGTACATTTGCATTCCTTAACTCTTAATATTGATCTAACATGTTTAGTATGATCTTTTATGGTTGTAAGGCCTGAACTTTACAAAGCTAGAGTGCTAGAGCTGAATGCTAGTGACGAGCGTGGAATCAATGTTGTTCGCACAAAGATAAAGGACTTTGCTTCTGCTGCTGTGTCAACTGGACGTCAAGGGTACACGATCTTTATTCTGACAATTTTATCTACTATGCTAGTTGATATCTTATTTGAACCCTGTTTGGATTCAGTGGTTATCCTTGCCCTCCTTTTAAGATAATTATCCTGGATGAAGCTGACTCCATGACCGAAGATGCACAGGTGAGTCGATGTCTCAATGACATGTTTGACTTAGCTAATTTGGTATTTTATCTTTGGAAATCTTAGATCTATCTATTTCTACTCGACAGAATGCTTTGCGGCGAACAATGGAGACTTATTCAAAAGTAACACGATTCTTCTTCATCTGTAACTACATTAGCAGGTTTCATTTCCTAGACCCTAATCCAATCTTATGTTCCCGCAGTTATTTATAGTATCTATAGATGCAGAAATATTTTGATACAACAAAGATATCTGAGAATGTTGATTTCCAATCACATTTTCAACCCTCCGCTAGGATGGTAGTACTACTAGAGATGTAATGTGCATTTGGCGACTTAGTGATTTGCACATTTTTATGGTGTACAGGATCATAGAACCTCTTGCTTCTAGATGTGCAAAATTTAGGTTTAAGACTCTACCGGAAGAGGTAATGAGCACCCGCATTATGCATATTTGTTCAGAGGAAGGCCTTAGTCTGGACTCAGAGGTATGGATGgaataataaacattttaatcaaGAGTCATGGTGaaatatatgagttttttttttcaatatatgaGAGTATGTACTTCTTGCGACTGCAGGCTCTTACAACCTTGAGTTCCATTTCACAAGGTGATCTTCGTCGTGCTATAACATACTTGCAGGTAAGTAATTTTTCATAAACCAT from Impatiens glandulifera chromosome 5, dImpGla2.1, whole genome shotgun sequence includes:
- the LOC124938605 gene encoding replication factor C subunit 2, whose amino-acid sequence is MAPVVQRSQQWVEKYRPKQVKDVVHQDEVVRVLTNTLETANCPHMLFYGPPGTGKTTTALAIAHQLYGPELYKARVLELNASDERGINVVRTKIKDFASAAVSTGRQGGYPCPPFKIIILDEADSMTEDAQNALRRTMETYSKVTRFFFICNYISRIIEPLASRCAKFRFKTLPEEVMSTRIMHICSEEGLSLDSEALTTLSSISQGDLRRAITYLQGAARLFGSTVTSKDLINVSGVIPQEVVQALLLSCRSGDFDLANKEVNNIIAEGYPVSQMLSQLFDVIVEADDLSDAQKANICKKFGEADKCLVDGADEYIQLLGIASHTMRVVCNMPLELTYEN